One region of Armigeres subalbatus isolate Guangzhou_Male chromosome 3, GZ_Asu_2, whole genome shotgun sequence genomic DNA includes:
- the LOC134225108 gene encoding uncharacterized protein LOC134225108 isoform X2: MESENYSKPAPATGVPIQVWLEIFEYIDSYTLLQMTLVCKHFNRLIFNYMTHRFQLKLVSREQKSPPNGVNLDPERIYKHLHISASTLDSVTLMVIVRHAPNLLSLKLSLVSLNLKVLMYVLKICTRLTELSIEGRNFKRSFDFDQLLWLGKGKAALGVSSLDLEYKKLIRFDKELEPCNVIVAEIGEFKATCFFPTVLSMGLDIKTDLEKFECDFLSCFPNITRLEIVARVEEQRIVERLAPNLKVLKMEVQDKAAAGVYQVRLPTLEVLALKIRSSYQKAVLQNFLLGCASLKTALFVFSMSDDFGVFPMVAQSLPLVEKLQITDDSVITLDELHQMSHLKVLSIKGASIVGDSYAELSPSLEKLEFHDVMFTRDMSDVFYRFPNLRKIAVTKYERHFSTYQHFDKKFYKRARSLKEFKITLYRAGSDIVNFLQTLTQLEMLSIDARIFAKSNFGYLKKLMCMPLLKCLDVRTESELPRELVGRVAASNPACRFVLNGTQVEPVWSSYESAKRLKLDFTSA; the protein is encoded by the exons GTGTGGCTCGAAATTTTCGAATACATCGACAGCTACACCCTGCTCCAAATGACGCTAGTTTGCAAACACTTCAATCGGCTGATTTTCAACTATATGACCCATCGCTTCCAACTGAAGTTGGTTTCCCGGGAGCAGAAGTCGCCTCCAAATGGAGTTAACCTGGATCCAGAGCGGATTTACAAACATCTACACATAAGCGCAAGCACCTTAGACAGTGTGACGCTAATGGTTATCGTGCGACACGCACCAAATTTGCTATCGTTGAAGCTGAGTTTAGTTTCGCTCAATCTGAAGGTATTGATGTACGTGCTGAAAATCTGCACTCGGTTGACCGAGTTAAGCATCGAGGGCCGTAACTTCAAACGCTCATTTGACTTTGACCAGCTGTTGTGGCTTGGAAAAGGAAAAGCCGCTCTCGGTGTTAGTTCGCTCGATTTGGAATACAAAAAACTCATACGGTTCGACAAAGAGCTGGAACCCTGCAATGTGATTGTAGCGGAAATAGGAGAATTTAAGGCCACATGTTTCTTTCCTACTGTCCTGTCAATGGGTTTGGACATCAAAACTGATCTGGAAAAATTTGAATGCGATTTCCTGTCTTGCTTTCCGAATATAACGAGACTCGAAATTGTGGCCCGCGTCGAAGAACAACGCATTGTTGAACGGTTGGCGCCAAATTTGAAGGTTCTGAAAATGGAGGTGCAAGATAAAGCAGCTGCCGGAGTCTATCAAGTACGGTTGCCTACATTGGAGGTGCTGGCACTGAAAATACGTAGTTCGTACCAAAAAGCAGTCCTTCAAAACTTTCTGCTGGGTTGTGCGTCCTTGAAGACAGCTCTATTTGTGTTCAGTATGAGCGACGACTTCGGAGTGTTTCCTATGGTAGCACAAAGCCTCCCACTTGTCGAAAAGCTGCAAATAACCGACGACTCGGTTATCACGCTTGATGAACTGCATCAGATGTCTCATTTGAAG GTACTTTCAATAAAGGGGGCCAGCATAGTCGGGGATAGCTACGCTGAACTGTCGCCGTCGTTGGAGAAACTCGAGTTCCACGACGTAATGTTCACCCGTGATATGAGCGACGTTTTCTATCGTTTTCCGAACCTTCGAAAAATAGCGGTGACAAAATACGAGCGGCACTTTTCGACATACCAACACTTCGACAAAAAGTTCTACAAGAGAGCGCGCAGCCTCAAGGAATTCAAGATCACGCTGTATCGCGCTGGCTCGGACATTGTCAATTTCCTACAGACACTGACACAGTTGGAGATGCTCTCAATCGATGCCCGCATCTTCGCTAAG TCAAACTTCGGATATCTCAAGAAACTGATGTGTATGCCGCTGCTGAAATGTTTAGATGTTCGAACCGAATCGGAGCTTCCTCGAGAACTTGTTGGTAGAGTTGCTGCATCGAACCCGGCATGTAGGTTTGTGCTTAACGGAACCCAGGTCGAGCCAGTTTGGAGTTCATATGAAAGCGCGAAGCGTCTAAAGCTTGATTTTACTTCCGCTTGA